In Candidatus Auribacterota bacterium, the following proteins share a genomic window:
- the bamD gene encoding outer membrane protein assembly factor BamD, which produces MSHARRIASMAIAVACVVSLTDAIAAWNPFAPMSYPSAQEQFEYAHTLESKGDFKRAMDAYQKVVDNFPSSPVAAEAQFRVAEMLEKTRSYYAAFNAYQAVLDNYSSYPKINLILNRQFKIGNLFLQGKAIGFLRINPAGSDKRAIAIYSKILSNAPFSDLAPNVQYNLGMACMHKKDYTEAAIEFEKIPIRYPHSEFVPSAKYQLGVCAYRQADAAPYDQEAAQEAINRLREYVEEYSSDKNVELAKEMSTELQGRKAASLYQIGSFYEARGNPKAALIYLQEVIRNYPLTRYGEKARKIAKREEKKLEAAEAIRQAQDVVDEIERLIESQNSAIRKIKIRGRTRYQFWKYVIPRKLSGEEVRGVAERQQKIHALSGRLTVARLDLRERNELMANRLRMLSAESAIERLEDDLHSTQVELQVAQNKLSEIGDLPDAESAVLEAAAAEIAGKEELARSKEAQLEQLRAGIGKIEESTAADEKRVREYYRQKHESLVASLEGSGSAPSGTAARRWWWPWKRAAASPVSVTPQQGVAAAPPSQKGTAPPAGRGGIWGRLWRSRRGRGEDEKQVLKNCEAIFKDAEDLVNLADRKRMHGKWNEALEDYDRASLKLMELMRLWPEYRSGDVSRKLRTCSEGLRDTREESAREQYAELSADLEARLRKNPDDAEAHVALGDICQSFGKTDRAREEYLKVVALQPGNAKAYYNLGIACMARGDFRNAHEAFRKTLEIDPKQTRACHGMGIACKELGDYDGARREFEEALRLDPAFAPSCFSLGHLYQSVLGDRGKAAMYWEKYLELRPNDPQGSRIREWIEQERQQGAKESPSH; this is translated from the coding sequence GAGGCGCAGTTCCGGGTCGCCGAGATGCTCGAAAAGACGCGGAGTTACTACGCGGCCTTCAATGCCTACCAGGCCGTTCTCGATAACTACTCCTCATATCCGAAGATCAATCTCATCCTGAACCGCCAGTTCAAGATTGGGAACCTCTTTCTCCAGGGAAAGGCAATCGGTTTCTTGAGGATTAACCCCGCGGGTTCGGACAAGCGTGCGATCGCGATCTACAGCAAGATCCTTTCGAACGCGCCCTTCAGCGACCTCGCCCCCAACGTCCAGTACAACCTGGGCATGGCCTGCATGCACAAGAAGGACTACACCGAAGCGGCAATTGAGTTCGAAAAGATTCCCATCAGATATCCCCACAGCGAGTTTGTCCCGTCCGCGAAGTACCAGCTGGGAGTCTGCGCATACCGGCAGGCCGACGCGGCGCCCTATGATCAGGAGGCAGCGCAGGAAGCCATCAACCGCCTGAGGGAGTACGTCGAGGAGTACTCCTCGGATAAGAACGTGGAGCTCGCCAAGGAGATGTCTACCGAGCTGCAGGGCAGGAAGGCCGCCTCGCTCTACCAGATAGGGTCATTTTACGAGGCGCGTGGGAACCCCAAGGCGGCGCTCATCTATCTTCAGGAGGTGATCAGGAATTACCCGCTCACGCGGTATGGCGAGAAGGCGCGCAAGATCGCCAAGCGGGAGGAGAAGAAGCTCGAGGCGGCGGAGGCGATCAGGCAGGCACAGGACGTTGTTGACGAGATCGAGAGGTTGATCGAGAGCCAGAATTCCGCAATCAGGAAGATAAAGATCAGGGGGCGCACGCGCTATCAGTTCTGGAAGTACGTGATCCCCAGGAAACTGTCCGGCGAAGAGGTGCGGGGGGTTGCGGAGCGGCAGCAGAAAATACACGCCCTCAGCGGGCGCCTCACCGTCGCCCGGCTGGATTTGAGGGAGAGGAACGAGCTTATGGCAAACCGCCTGCGCATGCTGAGCGCGGAGTCGGCCATTGAGAGGCTCGAGGATGACTTGCACAGCACGCAGGTCGAGCTCCAGGTGGCGCAGAACAAGCTCTCCGAGATCGGCGATCTGCCGGATGCCGAATCGGCCGTGCTGGAGGCAGCGGCAGCGGAGATCGCCGGGAAGGAAGAGCTCGCGCGGAGCAAGGAGGCCCAGCTCGAGCAGCTACGCGCGGGCATCGGAAAGATCGAGGAGTCCACCGCCGCTGATGAGAAGCGGGTACGGGAATACTACCGGCAGAAACACGAGTCTCTCGTGGCGAGCCTGGAAGGCAGCGGGAGCGCGCCTTCAGGCACGGCCGCCAGGCGCTGGTGGTGGCCTTGGAAGAGGGCTGCCGCGTCTCCCGTATCGGTAACTCCTCAGCAGGGGGTTGCCGCTGCTCCACCGAGCCAGAAGGGTACGGCTCCCCCCGCCGGGCGAGGAGGGATCTGGGGTCGGCTCTGGCGCTCACGGCGGGGCAGGGGAGAAGATGAGAAACAGGTATTGAAAAATTGCGAGGCCATCTTCAAAGATGCCGAGGATCTCGTAAATCTGGCTGACCGGAAGAGGATGCACGGGAAGTGGAATGAGGCGCTTGAAGATTATGATCGCGCATCTCTCAAGCTCATGGAGCTCATGAGGTTGTGGCCTGAGTACAGGAGCGGTGACGTGTCGCGGAAGCTCCGCACATGCAGTGAGGGCCTCAGGGATACGCGCGAGGAGAGCGCCAGGGAGCAGTACGCGGAGCTCTCGGCGGATCTGGAAGCGAGGCTCCGCAAGAATCCCGATGATGCAGAGGCTCATGTCGCGCTCGGCGATATCTGCCAGTCGTTTGGGAAGACAGACAGGGCAAGAGAGGAGTATTTGAAGGTGGTGGCGCTCCAGCCCGGCAACGCAAAGGCGTACTACAACCTGGGCATCGCCTGCATGGCCAGGGGCGATTTCCGCAATGCGCACGAGGCGTTCCGCAAGACGCTGGAGATAGATCCGAAACAAACCAGAGCCTGCCATGGCATGGGCATTGCGTGCAAAGAACTCGGCGATTACGACGGGGCGCGGCGTGAATTTGAAGAGGCGCTGAGGCTGGATCCCGCGTTTGCCCCCTCCTGTTTCAGCCTCGGGCATCTCTATCAGTCAGTGCTCGGAGACAGGGGCAAGGCGGCCATGTACTGGGAGAAATATCTTGAGTTGCGCCCCAACGATCCCCAGGGATCGAGAATCAGGGAATGGATAGAACAGGAGCGGCAGCAGGGGGCGAAAGAGAGTCCTTCTCACTAA
- the rpsT gene encoding 30S ribosomal protein S20, producing the protein MPTRKSAAKHMRADEKKRRLNAHVRATLRTLTKKYGIFITAGEIDNAKKLLPVISSALDKAAKRGIIHKGNARRMKSRLAKKLAV; encoded by the coding sequence ATGCCGACAAGAAAATCAGCTGCGAAGCACATGCGGGCAGATGAAAAAAAACGCCGCCTCAACGCGCACGTGAGAGCGACTCTTAGAACGCTCACCAAAAAATACGGGATCTTCATCACAGCAGGCGAAATTGATAACGCAAAAAAACTCCTCCCGGTAATTTCATCGGCCCTGGACAAGGCGGCAAAGCGGGGGATCATCCACAAGGGCAACGCCAGACGTATGAAATCGCGGCTCGCCAAAAAGCTCGCGGTCTAG
- the murJ gene encoding murein biosynthesis integral membrane protein MurJ, translated as MEKVRLARSASVVGAATLASRILGLVREIIVLKMFDRHLTDAFYAAFRLPNTLRYLMGEGALSAAFIPVFSDCLRNRSKREAWELASAVMLSLMVVSGVVVILAMIFAPWIVRLLLAGFSADPQKFALTVSLTRWMFPYLIFVSLVALCMGILNSLGHFAVPSLSQAAFNLTVILSTVFLAPRWGASGRDRIFAVALGVLLGGVVQLGMQIPVLRRNGFFLVVGRVWNHPELRRIVRLIIPALAGLAVYHVNLVVDNLFASFLPEGSVTYLFAANRLIQFPIGTFAIGISTVAFPLMAGYAVAGDMARLKEALNYALRLAFFVTIPAGAGLIVLGKPIIQLLYERGAFLLDHSTDPTYWAVLFYSLGVFAIGGVSVVVRCFYSLEDTRTPVRIAVIAVVANIILDYVLMKPLRHGGLALATSIAQCINLALLIWLLRQKIGRLGLRKVGASLAKILLSTAVMALVAWAVFKTVSHMAPGSGFTGKSARAFIPLSAGALGYLVTAYILKAPELGELWQEFRRRSA; from the coding sequence ATGGAAAAGGTGAGGCTGGCGCGCTCGGCATCCGTGGTGGGCGCGGCGACGCTCGCGAGCCGCATCCTCGGCCTCGTGCGCGAGATCATCGTCCTGAAGATGTTCGACAGGCATCTGACGGACGCGTTCTATGCCGCGTTCCGGCTTCCGAACACGCTCCGCTACCTGATGGGGGAGGGTGCGCTGAGCGCGGCGTTCATCCCCGTCTTCAGCGACTGCCTCCGCAACCGGAGCAAGAGGGAAGCCTGGGAACTCGCCTCCGCCGTGATGCTCTCCCTGATGGTCGTCAGTGGCGTCGTCGTGATCCTCGCGATGATCTTCGCGCCGTGGATCGTGCGCCTCCTCCTTGCGGGCTTCAGCGCCGATCCGCAGAAGTTCGCGCTCACGGTGAGCCTCACCCGCTGGATGTTCCCCTATCTTATTTTTGTATCCCTCGTTGCCCTCTGCATGGGGATTCTTAACTCGCTCGGGCATTTCGCGGTGCCCTCGCTGTCCCAGGCGGCGTTCAATCTCACCGTCATCCTCTCAACCGTCTTCCTGGCGCCGCGGTGGGGGGCGAGTGGCCGGGATCGCATTTTTGCCGTCGCCCTGGGAGTCCTGCTCGGCGGGGTGGTCCAGCTGGGAATGCAGATCCCCGTCCTGCGGCGCAACGGGTTCTTCCTTGTGGTGGGAAGGGTCTGGAATCACCCCGAGCTCAGGAGGATTGTGAGGTTGATCATACCCGCCCTCGCGGGGCTCGCCGTGTACCATGTCAACCTCGTCGTGGATAACCTGTTCGCGTCCTTCCTGCCCGAGGGGAGCGTCACGTATCTCTTCGCGGCCAACCGGTTGATCCAGTTCCCCATCGGGACGTTCGCGATAGGGATCTCGACAGTCGCCTTCCCGCTCATGGCCGGATACGCCGTCGCGGGGGATATGGCGAGGCTGAAAGAGGCGTTGAACTACGCGCTGAGGCTCGCGTTTTTCGTCACCATTCCCGCGGGGGCGGGACTGATCGTGCTCGGGAAACCCATCATACAGCTCCTCTATGAGCGCGGGGCGTTTCTCCTCGATCATTCGACGGATCCCACCTACTGGGCGGTCCTCTTTTACTCCTTGGGTGTTTTCGCGATCGGCGGGGTTTCTGTCGTGGTGCGCTGTTTCTATTCTCTCGAGGATACACGAACCCCCGTGCGCATTGCGGTGATCGCGGTCGTTGCCAATATCATTCTGGACTACGTGCTCATGAAGCCTCTCAGGCATGGCGGCCTCGCTTTGGCGACATCCATCGCGCAGTGCATCAACCTGGCCCTCCTCATCTGGTTGTTGCGGCAGAAGATAGGGAGGCTCGGCCTCAGGAAGGTCGGCGCGTCGCTCGCGAAGATACTGCTGTCCACGGCGGTCATGGCGCTCGTCGCGTGGGCCGTGTTCAAAACAGTGTCGCATATGGCGCCGGGCTCGGGCTTCACAGGCAAGTCGGCCAGAGCCTTCATCCCGCTCTCTGCGGGTGCACTCGGCTATCTGGTCACCGCGTACATTCTGAAGGCCCCCGAGCTCGGCGAGCTCTGGCAGGAGTTCAGGCGCAGGAGTGCGTGA
- a CDS encoding fused MFS/spermidine synthase produces MTDKKVNLLLYACFLFSGISGLIYEVVWAKYLSILFGNTTYAYTIVLATFMGGLALGSFSLGRLADKTQDRLTLFALAEIGIAIFCVFTPRLFALSKNIYLAAARNYPPHSPELTLVMCTIGAAIMLLPTMLMGGTLPILSAYMTTSHYSRGKTVARLYYINSFGAVLGTILFGYYLIYHFGLGLTLIMAAFVNLLVGAAVLIIRICYGKPAPGLWVNGEGNGRGVEGRTGEAYPGTLIKVSLCAIFVSGFAAMLYELVWVRLLSLILGSSTYSFSIMLAAFISGITLGSFLMCRFTPKEGAAFLSFGLCEASIGLFLIFSIPFYEKLPYLFLRFSGILSRRPETFMIYETIKLCVCFLVMLPTTIVLGMTIPLASIIASRKLELFGRNIGSVLALNTTGNILGALMTGLALIPVLGLKQSLELGIIINLGLGILIFCLDRAPSLKHKIGFSLMCCAVFAAYKTLIPDWNKAHFTAQVFRRRGSSGDLSLASQIGGRKVLYYKDGLNASVSVVDFGTYRTLFVNGKADASTGEDMPTQTFLAGLPLVLKPSAKDIMVIGLGGGVTCGTALLFPVRSLDVVELSPEVVDASAYFAGENRHALNDPRLHLYIEDARTFIQRTERKYDLIISEPSNPWMSGVGDLYSIEHFGDCLHALKKGGVMAQWVHAYEMDDDTFKIIVKTFCSVFPDVTLWALSGPDILLMGTRNGLKPDFSESEKIMASTPVRENLARFKLNDLFTLLCLQIGSGGNVQGSVQSENLVNSDYIPILEYRAPRALYTKSYVGTYLKHLDERKFSLEKYDLLLKPYLRAHGITPNNLRSLFSYLKGEEGGYNAYLFLPVLDKLYREMPGDRELLLAYVSSNVAPFQENILELEKLIRAGNRDFRFLDLYASLQLRKYFILRSFLTPEIFSDTMDKLKLCASMTENRKAKFYYLMGKICLHDRDYQRAMSYYRKSKELLKSEGGGADTALQSAADDQW; encoded by the coding sequence ATGACCGATAAAAAAGTAAACCTGCTCCTCTACGCATGTTTTCTCTTCTCCGGGATTTCAGGGCTCATCTATGAAGTGGTATGGGCCAAGTATCTCTCTATATTATTTGGAAATACCACCTACGCATATACCATCGTGCTGGCCACCTTCATGGGAGGCCTGGCGCTCGGCAGCTTCTCATTAGGGAGGCTGGCTGATAAAACACAGGACAGGCTTACCCTGTTTGCGCTCGCCGAGATAGGCATCGCCATCTTCTGCGTTTTTACACCCAGGCTCTTCGCCCTCTCAAAAAATATCTACCTGGCGGCAGCCAGAAACTACCCTCCACATTCCCCCGAACTCACCCTCGTCATGTGTACCATTGGAGCGGCCATCATGCTTCTCCCCACAATGCTCATGGGGGGGACCCTCCCGATCCTGAGCGCCTATATGACAACCTCACACTATTCGAGGGGAAAGACGGTAGCCCGGCTCTACTATATCAATAGCTTCGGGGCAGTGCTGGGGACTATTTTATTCGGATATTACCTCATCTATCATTTCGGTCTGGGGCTCACCCTCATCATGGCTGCATTCGTTAATCTTCTCGTGGGAGCTGCCGTTTTGATCATCAGAATATGCTATGGAAAACCGGCTCCGGGGCTGTGGGTAAATGGCGAGGGAAACGGCCGTGGGGTGGAAGGCCGGACCGGAGAGGCGTACCCTGGGACGCTCATCAAGGTTTCTTTATGCGCTATATTCGTATCAGGCTTTGCCGCCATGCTTTACGAGCTCGTATGGGTCAGGCTGCTCTCCCTTATCCTTGGCTCTTCGACGTACTCATTCTCGATAATGCTCGCCGCGTTTATCTCCGGGATCACACTCGGCTCTTTTCTGATGTGCAGATTTACGCCGAAAGAGGGCGCGGCCTTTCTATCCTTCGGCCTGTGCGAAGCCTCTATCGGACTGTTTCTGATTTTCTCCATCCCCTTCTATGAGAAGCTCCCATACCTATTCCTGAGGTTTTCGGGCATTCTCTCGAGAAGGCCTGAGACTTTTATGATATATGAAACGATAAAACTGTGTGTGTGCTTCCTCGTGATGCTCCCTACGACGATAGTGCTTGGCATGACAATCCCTCTCGCGAGCATAATCGCTTCGCGAAAACTCGAATTATTCGGCAGGAATATCGGGAGTGTGCTCGCGCTCAATACGACGGGTAATATTCTGGGGGCGCTGATGACCGGACTGGCGCTCATTCCCGTCCTGGGATTAAAACAGTCATTGGAGCTTGGCATTATCATTAATCTGGGGCTTGGCATTCTCATTTTCTGCCTGGATCGCGCCCCTTCGCTGAAACATAAGATTGGTTTCTCTCTCATGTGCTGCGCGGTGTTTGCCGCGTACAAAACGCTGATCCCTGACTGGAATAAAGCGCACTTTACCGCTCAAGTCTTCAGGCGGAGAGGCAGCTCGGGCGATCTCTCCCTGGCTTCGCAGATCGGCGGCAGGAAGGTTCTCTATTATAAGGACGGCCTGAACGCGAGCGTGTCAGTTGTCGACTTCGGAACGTACCGCACCCTGTTTGTGAACGGGAAGGCGGACGCCTCTACGGGGGAAGATATGCCCACGCAGACCTTCCTGGCGGGGCTCCCACTGGTACTCAAACCGTCGGCAAAAGACATAATGGTCATAGGGCTGGGAGGGGGCGTCACGTGCGGCACGGCTCTGTTATTTCCGGTGAGGAGCCTGGACGTGGTTGAACTCTCTCCTGAAGTTGTTGACGCATCCGCATATTTTGCCGGAGAGAACCGCCACGCGCTGAATGACCCCAGGCTACATCTCTATATAGAGGATGCCAGGACGTTCATTCAGCGGACTGAGAGAAAATATGATCTGATCATCTCGGAGCCGTCCAACCCGTGGATGAGCGGCGTGGGAGACCTGTATTCAATAGAACATTTCGGCGATTGCCTGCACGCGCTGAAGAAGGGCGGGGTGATGGCTCAGTGGGTCCACGCGTATGAAATGGACGATGACACATTCAAAATCATTGTTAAAACTTTCTGCTCCGTTTTTCCTGATGTAACACTCTGGGCTTTGAGCGGGCCCGATATACTCCTCATGGGGACGAGAAACGGGTTGAAACCAGATTTCAGCGAGTCCGAAAAAATCATGGCCTCTACACCGGTCAGGGAAAATCTGGCGCGGTTCAAACTGAACGATTTATTTACCCTGCTCTGCCTTCAAATCGGGTCCGGCGGGAATGTCCAGGGCTCGGTGCAAAGCGAAAACCTTGTGAACAGCGATTATATCCCCATCCTGGAATATAGGGCTCCTCGTGCCCTCTATACGAAGTCGTACGTAGGGACCTACCTGAAACATCTCGATGAAAGAAAATTCTCCCTTGAAAAATATGACCTTCTTCTTAAACCCTACCTCCGCGCTCACGGAATAACCCCTAATAATCTGAGGAGCCTCTTCAGCTACCTGAAGGGGGAGGAGGGGGGGTACAATGCCTACCTCTTCCTCCCCGTTCTCGACAAATTGTATCGGGAAATGCCCGGTGACAGAGAGTTGCTCCTCGCATACGTTTCGTCCAATGTAGCGCCCTTCCAGGAAAACATCCTCGAATTGGAAAAGCTTATCCGCGCCGGCAACAGGGATTTTAGGTTCCTGGATCTCTATGCCTCTCTCCAACTCAGGAAATACTTTATACTCCGATCCTTCCTCACTCCTGAAATATTTTCTGACACGATGGATAAGTTGAAGCTGTGCGCGAGCATGACGGAAAACAGAAAAGCAAAATTCTACTATCTCATGGGGAAGATCTGCCTGCATGACAGGGACTATCAGAGGGCGATGTCGTACTATAGGAAATCCAAGGAACTGCTGAAATCCGAGGGGGGCGGAGCGGACACGGCTCTACAATCTGCAGCAGATGATCAATGGTAG
- a CDS encoding LptE family protein: protein MKKVSVIASLLCVGICLAGCGYRIGSVNPDDPIKSVYIPNVKNKTTEPAIEARATSKIVTAFQIDGSYMVVNQDDADAILDITLISYNRSALRFDKNDITREYRLTIGADLVLRDAKTNKVVYTAKRVEGEKAFFVTITLPESERIAVPFALEDLADHVVERITERW from the coding sequence ATGAAAAAGGTTTCGGTGATCGCGAGCCTGCTCTGCGTCGGAATATGTCTTGCGGGGTGCGGGTATCGCATCGGGTCTGTGAATCCAGACGATCCGATCAAATCGGTCTATATCCCCAACGTGAAAAACAAAACCACGGAGCCCGCCATAGAGGCCCGTGCGACCAGCAAGATTGTCACCGCGTTCCAGATAGACGGATCCTATATGGTCGTGAATCAGGACGATGCGGATGCCATCCTGGATATCACGCTCATCAGTTACAATAGGTCGGCGCTCCGTTTTGACAAGAACGATATCACGCGGGAGTACCGGCTGACCATCGGCGCCGACCTGGTCTTGAGGGATGCAAAAACCAACAAAGTCGTCTATACCGCGAAGCGAGTGGAAGGAGAGAAGGCATTTTTCGTGACCATCACGCTGCCGGAGTCAGAGCGGATTGCGGTGCCTTTTGCCCTCGAGGATCTCGCGGACCACGTCGTGGAGCGTATCACTGAACGGTGGTGA